TTAATCTTTGTTGAAAAAGCCACCTCTTCTGTCATTCTCCATTGCCAAACACACTTATTCCATCTCTCTCTCCCAATTCCTTTAAATTCGCCATTAGTAACTCATATTTCAGTTTTACATCTCCTTTTGCATTTGGCTTTGGCTTTGATCATGCCTCGAATTTTTCTCCAATGGCTTAGTCTAGTTGCGATCATTTGGCTTCAATCCATAAATGGAACCAACTCAAATTTCCCAGCTTATTCATCCCAACTCAAGCATCTCCTTTCCATTTCACAAATTCAGCTTAACAACCTTGCCTTTGCCTCTGATGCCGGTAAGCTGTTTGGGTGGCTTTCAGGCAGCGCTGCCAACTACTTGCCCATGTGGTTGGTCCTTATCCTCGGTTCATCTCTCGGGTTGATCGGTTATGGAGTGCAATATCTCTTCCTCATAGGTCGTGTCTCCAACTtgtcatatggtgccattttctTCCTCGCTATGCTTGCAGGAAATAGCATTTGTTGGATCAACACCGTTTGCTACCTTGTTATTATTAGAAACTTTCCCCTCGACAGTCAACTCGCCATAGGATTAACAGGTAGCTACCAGGGATTGAGTGCAAAAATCTATACAGATATTGTGGATGTCGTCTACCCTTGTTCAAACGTGGAGAGAGCCAGAGCCTATCTTTTCCTTAGCTCTGTCTTACCCCTCACTGTTAGTGTCATAGTGGCACCGGTAGTTAGAGTTATTAATACTGTGAAGACAAAGAGGGTGGAAGTTGCATTCATATTGATTCTTATCATAACAACAGTCACAGGAGCTTTTGCTATCATGGGCAGTATGGGATCAGCATCAAGCTTGTTATCACCATTTACTGGTGCAGTTGGAATGGTAGCGTTGCTATTAGCCCCACTTCCAATCCCCCTAGGTTTGGGACTAGGACATCAAATCGGGAAACTTGCAGGGGAAAAAATTCATATCGAGGAGACTAATAGTGTTTCTATGGATAAAACGGAGAGTGAGGTGACATTAGATATCAGTGACATAATAAGTGAGAGCCCAAGTGAAAGTTTCGAGTTAAGTTTTAGTTATACTAGTGAAAAAATGAATGGAGATCAGCTAAGCGAAAACAGTACTAGCGGAGATGATAAGATACGTGAAACAAACGAGATAATGAGTGTGATGGAGGAGATCGGTGTGAAGGTGATGCTAAGGAGATTGAACTTTTGGCTGTATTTCTTTGTTTATCTTTTCGGTGTTACGTTGGGCTTGGTATTCTTCAACAACTTGGGACAAATAGCTGAATCTCGAGGGCGTTCAGCTTCTTCTCTTGTTTCATTATCTTCATCCTTTGGTTTCTTTGGCCGTCTCATACCATCAATCGTGGATTACTTTGTCTCAAGGtaagaataaatatatataacttttttttggcAGAATTATCTATCTACTATCTTCAGTTATTGATCATATTACATAAAAGGCAATACGGGGTCAGTTTTTTATAGGTTGATCAATGCATGGAAGTAGcgtatttaattatattataaatggtGAAATTTCAGGCGAAAATACATTATATCGAGACCAGCATTTGTGGTAACATTAATGGTCCCAACAGGAGCAGCCTTCTTCCTATTACTAGTCAAGGAGAACACCGCCCTATGGCTTTATATCAGCACCGCCACTATAGGAGTGTGTACGGGAGCAATTACTTCTATATCTGTATCTTTAACGACGGAACTGTTCGGGACGAAAAATTTTGGTGTCAACCATAACGTTTTGGTGGTCAACATTCCCATCGGATCCTTCCTCTTCGGTTACCTGGCAGCCATTGTTTATCGCAAGAAAGTAAATGCAGAGGGGAAATGCTTTGGCATGGAATGCTACAGAAACACCTTTATTTTGTGGGGTACCCTTTGTTTTATTGGGACCTTCCTCGCCTTAATCCTTTATGCTCGTACCCGAAAGTTTTACAACTCACAAAGATTACAGGGTAATAGaagttaattatattttattatttgatatacatACATGAAAAGCGATCTAGCCTTGTAATTTCTTTTAGTGCTAATATTTACGAAGGAACAACAGCCGacttgattgctttgattaaaaaGAGTTTTGCACGCCACTTGTTCTTTAACTTATGTGATGTTTTGTTTCACATCAATATACATTGAAATGAcggttttttttatttgttatattctatgctgcTATCTATAGTCTTGTTTTGGGACGGTAATGGTTGCATAAGACAAGTAAGCTGGATATAAATATTGTGTTGGAAAACAGCAGGTTGGGCCGTCTGTCAATATGTCTTGTGCCTAGTTCCCCATTTATTAGGATGCCAATGGCCATTGGAATCGCGACCAgcgaaaaaccaaaaaaaaggaCCATCAAAAACAAGAAGAGAGAACTAAAAAATTCCAATCCTAAAAAGGTCCGAAGTCCTAACTCAAATTTGTTCGGTTATGTTCTTTTCACttctatatttatattatataaattaaaataggtCATAGCTCATTATACTATTTTTAAATCTGAAATTTAGTCCctcatttttatttcaattttaaaattcttaaatacTAAATTGTCATCCAAACACGGCTGTAGCATTGAGTAATAAAACGCTCAAAACCTGATGCACTAATGGTGGTTTTGGAACCAAAGGATAATTGCTAACACCATTAGCGTTGACCAGTGATTACTTTACCTAATTCAAGGGGACAGTAGTCGTCCACAGAAGCAATGCGAGGAAAAAGAAGTGGAAGTTGACGGAAAGGTCGGCATTTTGAAACAATGCGATATA
The sequence above is drawn from the Gossypium hirsutum isolate 1008001.06 chromosome A05, Gossypium_hirsutum_v2.1, whole genome shotgun sequence genome and encodes:
- the LOC107958526 gene encoding protein NUCLEAR FUSION DEFECTIVE 4 — translated: MPRIFLQWLSLVAIIWLQSINGTNSNFPAYSSQLKHLLSISQIQLNNLAFASDAGKLFGWLSGSAANYLPMWLVLILGSSLGLIGYGVQYLFLIGRVSNLSYGAIFFLAMLAGNSICWINTVCYLVIIRNFPLDSQLAIGLTGSYQGLSAKIYTDIVDVVYPCSNVERARAYLFLSSVLPLTVSVIVAPVVRVINTVKTKRVEVAFILILIITTVTGAFAIMGSMGSASSLLSPFTGAVGMVALLLAPLPIPLGLGLGHQIGKLAGEKIHIEETNSVSMDKTESEVTLDISDIISESPSESFELSFSYTSEKMNGDQLSENSTSGDDKIRETNEIMSVMEEIGVKVMLRRLNFWLYFFVYLFGVTLGLVFFNNLGQIAESRGRSASSLVSLSSSFGFFGRLIPSIVDYFVSRRKYIISRPAFVVTLMVPTGAAFFLLLVKENTALWLYISTATIGVCTGAITSISVSLTTELFGTKNFGVNHNVLVVNIPIGSFLFGYLAAIVYRKKVNAEGKCFGMECYRNTFILWGTLCFIGTFLALILYARTRKFYNSQRLQGNRS